The Notamacropus eugenii isolate mMacEug1 chromosome 4, mMacEug1.pri_v2, whole genome shotgun sequence DNA window GCCCaagagaccttgggcaagtcacttggcctccgtggtcctcagtttcctcatatgtaggATGAAGGAtaatggcctttgaggtcccttccagttctacctACACCTATTCCCTTTACTCCTCCAATTTGCCaatgtctttctttccctttgatcAATATTGATTGGATCTGATTGACCAGATGAGGTTAAGCTTTTAtcgagtacctactatgtgcaagacaaaatgaaagatgGCCCCTCCCCTTAAGGAATTGAGATTCTCACCAAAGCAGAGGATAGTATTTACGAGTTGTCTTTGTGACAAGAGTCTCTGTCCCTGTACAAGTAAGTGCTTGTATGTCTTAGGGTATGGGGGGACTACATTTGTGCATTGTGTGTGTCTGATTGTATCTGTGCATGGGATTATTTGTTTATACTTTCAGGCTCTCCAGTCCCCCTGGTTACCAGCACAGATCCTTTGTAGACCCCTGGAAGACTTTGGATATGGTCTTGAAGAGTTGCCAGAGTCCAGGGCTATTTCTTAGCCATCGGCCAACCTGGATTCAGACACAAACTTCTCCGAACTTGTGACAGTAAGCCTGTCTCTGTATTCAAACTCAAAGCTTTTGCAGTTTAGTAAAACCTGTCAGATCTCGTCCTGCTGGCATAGTCATCTGGAGCCCAGGGTCCTCTCTACACTGTGGAGGGAGACTTCAGTGCAGATGTACAAACCATGATGTAAATAGTAGTCTCCAGAATCATTTGGTTGCATATCCCTAACATACCCCTAAAAAAGGTGGGAGCATGTACCCCATTATGTGTATATTCACTTATTTGTAAATTACATGCAGGTGCTACTATACTAATAATTATGCGGATTATAAAATTTACCCAGAAGTAAACATCGCAGACAATGAATTAAGATAAAAATCATGCTTGATAGTAGAATCGCAGGAGGAGATGGATGACCCAGTCAGATCTATACTTTGGCAGCTGCATGGAGTCTGAATTGAagaaggggagagatttgaggcagggagagcaatCAGGAAGTCAGTGTAATGGTCCAGGCTGAAGGTGATGAGGCCTAGGCTAAGGtagtggctgtgtgagtagagagagaaagagaggagagatatgaAAGACAGAGAGGGCAAGATCTGCCAGCTGGTTGGATATGCAGGGCAAAGGAATGGAAGGAGGTAAAGATGACTCTGAGATTGCCAGCCTGGGAGACTGGAACAATGGTGGTAACTTCAACAAAAAATGGGTAGGTTTTGAAGAGGTTACTGCTCATCTGgtgcttcctcattttttttaggaaaggaaaggaaaggaaacgaaATGAAACAAAACGAAacgaaaggaaaggaaacaaaacgaaaggaaaggaaaggaaaggaaaggaaacgaaatgaaacaaaatgaaacgaaaggaaaggaaacaaaacgaaaggaaaggaaaggaaaggaaaggaaaggaaaggaaaggaaaggaaaggaaaggaaaggaaaggaaaggaaaggaaaggaaaaggaaaggaaaggaaaggaaaggaaaggaaaggaaaggaaaggaaaggaaaggaaaggaaaggaagagacagagaaaggaaggaagagaaggagggaggaaagaaagaaaggaataaagaaagaaaaatgaaagatataagGGAGATTTACTCACTAGTAACTGCTCCAGAGCCTCACCACTGAGGGGGTGCCTGCTCTAGCCACAAGGTGATGGGAAGGCAGGGCATGGAGACCCAGGCCAAGAGGGTCTCCCTACCAGTCATTTGGCTGTCCATTTGCTTTGGGGAAGAATAGTTTACAAGTGTCCTAGGACCCCCCCATCCTGTACATCCCCAGAAGGCCAGGGGTAGGAGAGATCAGGGAGGGGAAGATGGTTAAGGGGGTGTTGTAGCAGAACAGAAGCCCATAACTGTCTGTGGATAGAGGGAGAGGTTGGGATGAAACTCATCTCCCCACACTCTCATTAGGTGATCCAAGGGATGTACCCCTGAGTGTCAAGCTACAGTCTCCCTAAGATTATTCCCAGTCCCCACTTTGGAGACCACTGATGTAGTACATGGTGTACTGGGCTCCAATCCTACTTCCACTGATCACTAGGTAGATAAGTCTGCACAAATTAAAtcacttttcagtttcctcatctgtcaaataaaggaaATTACTTTGGGTGCTTCACTGtcttattgtgagaatcaaaccaGATAAGGCAAGTAGAATTTGTTGAAAACCTGAAAGTATGGGATAAATGTGAACTACAATTATGTCACATTAGATAAATATGAAAGGCCACATGGCAGAACGAATGGAGGCCTAGCCTTGGAGACAACAAGACCTAGGTTCGTCTAAAGCTAATATCTTGCATTAACTGATGCCTGCTAGTGCTTTCTGAATACTCTCATTCTGTTTCTTGCTTTAAAAGTAAAGACAAGATTGTTGgaccagttaaaaaaaaaagacctgggttcgagttcTGACTCTGACACACCTACCCTACTAGCCATTAACTTCTCGGCTTCTCAGTTTGTGTCTCTAAGACACAAACAAATGATGGATCAAGATTAGGAGAGGACATTTCCACACTGAGAAACTACTACTGGCAAGACCTTAGACCATGACGTGTTAAAACAGAAGACTTTAGAAACCTTCTCagccaacactctcattttacacatgaggaaacctgTGATAAAACCACAGGTCCCTACCCAGCTTTTCTATCTTCAAAAGAAGACTggatagggacagctaggtggtacagtggatagagccctggagtcaggagtacctgagttcaaatccagcctcagacacttgatactagctgtgtgactctgattgccttgccaaaaaaatttttaaaaccctagatgaccacttgtcaggaggTATTGCAGAAGGGGAGTCTTGCCAAGGTCTGGTTTAGACTAGAGGAAactcaaggtcccttccaactctgagattctgggatgcTGAGGAGTGTTTGTGTGATAGTGTATACTTGTCTTCAAGTGACTGCATCTGGTTCTCTGTGTGAGAGGCTGATATACATGCTTGTAAGTCTGACTGATCATGTGTGCCTGACAACACATGGAACCATGTCCAATGAGGCTGTGAATATGGAGGAAAACAAAGCTGATTGTGTCTGTATGGGTGACAGATCACCTTCTGCGTGTTTCAGTGTATATAGCTGACTACCAGCACCGAGGACTCACCTGGGACTGTGTGTCCCTAAAGGTGAATGTCTCGTGGATGGGAATGAGAGCCCAGGCAGGCCCCTCCCTAGGGGACAGAGAATGTTCCCAGGTACCACCAcaacctcccttctcccctctgttTTCTCCTAGGATACAGACCCTCTCCACCTCACACctgtttggtctccctgcctcctggCTCTCTATATGCCAATCTATCTTCCATATGATGGCCCACTGGGCTTCCTAACCCATAGACCTGACCAGATCACACCCCCTATTCAATGACTCCCTTTGACCTtcaggatcaaatttaaaatcctctCTTGGGCTTCTAAAGTCCTTTGTAAGCTGACCCTCTCCCACCCTTCTAGTCTTCttctcatcccttcctccccttcataggactccagtgacactggccactTTGTAGTTCCTCCATCAATCCATCTTCCAACTCCCTCCCTCAAGCCTAACACGctccctctcctcatctccacttcctggcttcccttacTGGCTTCAGGTCTCAGCTcctcttagtgccttccctctaggACTATTCCCCTCCACCTTGTGTCCCACTCAGTTGTTTACACATAGTCTCCCCCATTTGATggtccttcagggcagggactgtcttttggctttctttgtattctcagcctttaacacagtgcctgacacatagtaggctctttatGGGCACAGTTgggtggatcagtggatagagcaccaggcctggagttagaaatacctaaattcaaaccctcagacacttacaagctgtgtgaccctgggcaagtcacttcactcagtttgcctcaacttcctcatctgtaaaatgaactggagaaggaaatggcaaagcactcccatttttttttttttttgccaagaaaggggagacatgactgaaaacaactgaacaacaataaatactcattgatagGCTGACCTCCTGGTTGTTCTCCTCCAGACACTGATCATATTCACTCAGTGAGGCCAGGTAGATGAGAGCGATGACATTTTCAAAACAGTGAATCCACTTCTTTCGTTCAGACTTCTGACCGCCCACATCCACAATCCTGTGTCAACCAAACAGGCTAAGGTAAGGGGGGGCTCTGGGAGAGACTTCTGGGACACACACCTGACCTTTTACGCACAGATCCAGAATTAATTAAATGCCAAGGCTCCCCAGGACAGCCCCCACCCCAGCTGCACCCACACAGAGGTCTCAGAAACAAGAAGGAATGACACCTAGGACTAGATTGGCCACCAAATTGATGGATGACCTTggacctctctgagtctcagtttccccatctataaaatggagggattATACTAATTGACTAATAGGCAGCTACGTGGCTCAGTATATAAATACtagagagagagtcagaaagccccgagttcaaatccagcctcagatagttattgaccctgaacaagtcacttcacctgtctgtctcagtttcttcacctataaaatgaggataataacagcgcCTACCTGCCAGGTGTCATGAGGATAGGAGGAGATAATAAGGTTGCAAACCTTATTATGCTTATACACATGTGAGCTGctattcattattatttatttctaagggtccttcaaatatttgcatGTAGAAGGAAAGGGCACATGGATGGAGAAAAAAGCAGTCATTTTTCTGGGCTTGACACTGGGGAGAAGGATACAGGGGCCACTTTTTTGAGCTAAGAGGAGATTTTGAATTAAGAGGCAAAAAGTGTAAAACCTTGGCTTGTCCATCCTGGGGTCAGACCTTACCCGGACCTCAACCTTAGCCTCAAGCAGAGGAGACACCTGCTGTTTGGAAAAGGTCTGGCTGGGTTCCTGACAGGGCCtccaccctgcccccaccccactcACTGCCACAACAGAGCTGAGCTTACAGGTCTTCTTCCTGTTCTCTGTTCTCAGAAATGTGGGTCACTGATAATAGGGTCTACGTCATTTCCCCCCAACCCACATGGACAGGTTATTTCCCAGGGGCCTTCCCTAGTAGGCACAGTCCCAGAAAACTCTGGGGCCCAGCGAGGGAAAAAAGTAGAGTGCTGGAAGCCACCTACCATAGCTTCCCAGGTCTCCAACTCTCTCGCAATAGGTGTCTGAGGTGGCTCCCTAGAGCCAACAAAAACCTAGTGAATGTGGAAAAGTGTGCTATCGAATTAGTTCTAgcaagaactagaagagaccGTAAAATATTGAATGGGAAGAACCTTACAGAATGTTGGGGGTGGGGCTcttagagctgggaagggccttagaacccagaatgtcaaaGTTGAGAGCACGCTTAGAACACaggaggttagggttaggtggtctcttagaacacaggatgtcagagctgggaggacccttagaagaCAGAATATCCTTTCAGTGCCCACTCACTGTTCAGGGCAGGTGCTGCTGTAGCTGCTGAGCATACAAAATCAAACAGGGAACATCCCTTACCCTCACTGGATCATAGCTAGGCCAGTTCTAGACCTCCCTTCTGGTCCGAGCTGAAATCCTGCCTTCTGcccaaagcctttcccaattcttctggatgccagtgccttctctctattgattatctGCAGTGTCTCATGGATacatcttgtttgtgcatagtttacataatgtctctcccattagcttgtgagctccttaagagcaaggattgtcttgtgcctttctttgtatctccagagtgtAGTATGGTGCTTAGCAAAttatgactggcacatagtaggtgcttagtaaatgttgacAAACTGACagaatctagtccaaccttctcattttacacatgaagaaactgaggggcTGAGGAATGATATGgctcactcaaggtcacatagtaaagtGGAAAGCCCTTGACCTCAgctccagtgccctttccactggCTCCCCCTGAGTTCCAGTGGGACACctgacatatacacaaataagtaaacacCCAGAAATACAGGAGGGAGAGAGCTCTGTGAACTAGAAGGACAAAGGCAGGTAAGTGATGGTCCCATACCCCAGTGAGTCATGCTAGTATAACCCACCCCCAACCctaaccattttacaaatggagagaATTGGGCGaatcttgcccagagtcacacaggagACCTGAGCCTACTGGCTGCCCACTATCTCTGTGAGCTAAGCAGGAGATCCTGGAGGAATCAGGGTTGATGGGGGGAAGGAACCAGGAGGTCCAGAGTCTGATCCAGTGATTCAGGGTGGAGAAGGGGCAGCTCTGGGGCACTCACCTCAGGTTGGTCTTCTGAACAGAAAAGCAGTATTCATTAATGCCAGTCGTTGGCATCCGGCTCCTCAGAACATCCTGGGCTGTGGGGATGTAGCTTTCTTCTGTGATACGCTCCAAGTTGGACAGGTAACTGTAAACCCAGACCTGACTCTGAGTCCTGGATCTGACCCTCTTAACCCTCTGGGTCCTGGTGCAACCATTCCCTATCCCACTCCCCCAACACAGCAGAAGCCAGCCTTTTGGTGTGTCCACCACAAAATggcattccccccccccccgaaacCAGGAAGCTTTCCAGTACTACAgtgttcctttccttctctgagtcCCCACAGGCCCCACTAATTGCACCCCACAGGGTCAAGGGGCCAGCCAATCACTGCCCCTTTCTcctgccttcccccacccctcagtGTCTGCCCCAGGGCTGTCTCTACACAGAGGCTCCATCAGAATTTATTGACCTAGGTTGGTAGTAGTGTGAATATGATCAGAATCACATTTATTTTCGAGGGTGTGTGTGTGCTAAAGTGTTCACTAAGAGCTTGCCCCAGTGGATGCTGAGAAGTGTTGGCATCAGATGTCACAGGTGGAGTGAGTGTGTGCCCTTCtccaaaaaaagagaggaaatgaggCTGGGGAGCTTATGAGGATATGTGAACCAACAGAGAAATCCAACAGAACAGGGTTGGAGAGTCAATACTCTGCTAAAGGTCTCGTATACTCTATCTTCATGCAAAGACACTCCCCCTGACTCCCAACCATGCATAAACATGTACCACACTCAGCTGAGATACACCAGAAACACACAGCATACCCAGATCCATGCATCACACATAAAGCCCCATGCATGCAGACTCCCACAAAGTGATGGGACAATATAgtctcacacatacacatcacAAACATATGTTCCCTATTAATaggtgtattttatttcttcagacACACACACTGCCCACAGATGTACCctttctttcacacacacatataccccatGTCCACAGGCACACGCCCTCTAACACACAGACCTCTCTCCCCCGTTGTCCCTACATGCACCTAACATTTCTAGATCCAGACAGAAGCATCCCGGGGGCATGTGTTTGTTCACTTTTGTGATGCATTACTCCCCAATACCTAGAGTTGTGGGGTTATATTTGagaacacaaacacatacatgtatagagATGACTATGGGATAGCTCTGCCTTTCTGGATTCCTGATTCCCCCCAGGAGTCCCCTGGCTCCTGAGCTGAGTCTCTGGGGTTCCATCCAGCATCCCTCCCATGGATGTGACCCAGAGACTTCCAGGGCTCAGTCTTCACGCTTAGGGGGAAAGCCTGGTAACTCAATGACGCAGAAGCTGGATTTCCTCCAGgcagatcacacacacacacgcacacacacatacacataattgAACCCACCAGACCCTGCATCTGCCCTGCACTCACTACACAGCAGAGTCCAGCAGATGGAACTCACGACGGCGATCATAGCAGGTTCTGATGCCAGCATCTTTCCATAGACACTTAATGGCATGGGCATGGGGCTTCTCGAAGGTTGTCACTTTGTAAGCATCCGTGTTCATAATCAGGTTAGCATGATGCTGGAAGGTAAAGGGGCCAAGAAGTCAGAGCCCATAGGGTCACTGAGGCTATCAGCCCAAGTCAAGCTAGAAGGGTACCTCTAAGACAGGCGAGATGCCAGGTTTTGGGtttccaaaataatttcttcTGTAGTTTGCCTCCAGGTCACCCACAGCACACCCTCACATGTCATCCTCTTCATCTTTCCATAATCAGATCAGAGAACTATAGAAATACTAGTTCATACAATGGGGAACCTTGGGGATTTAGcccaactctcccattttaccgataagaaaactgaggcctagggaatgCCTTGCTCAAAGTCACTCAGGTATTAAAGggtaaaagtaaaattaaaaccCAGAGCCTCTAACTTCAAACCCATTACACCAAGATGGCTCCCACATATACTTCAAGAGATAGGTGAATAGGTAACCTTGAAcaaatctctctcccttctctgggcctgttttccTGCCTGTCCAACAAAGGATCCTCTAAGGTTCCTTGCAGTCCTCAATTTGTAGTCCTCTCATCTTATAGGGGCCCACATgcctgggagtgggggtggggtggatgtCAGGAAAGAGAGATGACCGTGGGCTAGAGCAGCAATAGGGTATACCAACTATCCCCCTTTCCCATTGCCCCTAGACCCTGCATCAGTTCCTCCTTGTTGGGCTCACCCTGCTCTCAGAGCAGCTATAGGGGATGTGAAGGGTGTCCATGGCCTCAATCATGGCCTGCATGGAGGTGAAGATGTTCTGATAGACCAGGGATGTGAAGCCCCTTCGGTCCTCCTCAGAGTAGCCTGCCCCATGGATAATCCGCATCTGTTTGATGAAGGTGCTTTTTCCACTCTCTCCAGTACCTGTGGATAAGAGACCAGATCAGGGTCAGGAATGGCCTCGAGTTCTCCCCCAGGCCCCACATGGGGGCTCCTACAATTTCACCAGCCTATCCTcccgggggagggggagggggaggggaaagggttCCCAATATTGTCAACTTATATAAAGATTAGAACCCTCTGCCTGCTTCCCAAGAAACTCTTGGACAGACATTGACAATAAAGACTTACTTAAACAGTTTTATTCAGTAGACAGGGCTCAGGACTGGGCAGTCATGAGACTCCCATTTGAGTGGTGGAGTCAGGTCTGGGACCTTCACAAAATCAGTCTCAAAGTGGAAAGAGACCTTAGTGACCAGCCTATACAtctgaaaaaaattccttttacaacacagCCAACAAGGGGTCATACAATGTGTGCTCAAAACCCTCCAAAGAATGGAGTCTTTCCTCAAATGATAAGAATTCTTTCCTATGATCAGTCTTCAATTTGTCTGTTTGAAACTTCTACCCATCTGGCCTAGTTTTGGCCTCTAGGATCAACAGAATCCATCTGATCTCTCATCTAGAATATTATAGCCCTTTAAATACTGGAAGGTAGTTATCATATCCCCActgagtcttcccttctccaggctgaGCATCATCAACTCCTTGGATTCATCTTCTCATGGCATAAATTCAAGGTCCTTCACTGTCCTAGTTTCTCACTTGGGAATATTCTCCAAATTATCAGAACCAAATTCAGTACTTGAGATGCAAACTGACTAGGGCAGGGAGTAGGGCAGTGATTACTGCCTCCCTGATGTGGCCCCAAATTGAACTGGTTTTCTTGGATGTCATCCTCACTCTCCTTCACCACTCCGCTCACACATCCCCTACCCCAAgcccatatccaatcagtcacTAAGTCTTGCCTTTTCTCCCAAACATCCCCTTCTCACAAAGTCaccaagccctcatcacctctaacTGGGACTATGGTAATAGCCTCATCAGTCTCCCTGACTCTCTCACCTCTCCAATTGATCTTCTACTGacctgtcaaagtgattttcctaaagcccataTCTAACTATGTCACTCTCATTCCATAAACTCCAGTAATCCAGTCAAGGATAAACTCTtcagtttagcatttaaagccctttataatctggtCTCAACCTATCTTTCTAAACATAGatatcacatataatatatatgcacacacatacacatatatatgcacatatgtacatatatataaaacaaatgactggatattcaataaagggtcattaaagaaagaatttaaaaagtaacTGGAAACTAGATGACACAATTCTAAAGAACTtctgggttaaagaacaaattatatcTTTGTCAAAGAACAAACGatagaaaatttcatttaaaaaatgacagtaAGGAGACGATATACTAAAACTTATCAACTGCAgctaaagcagttcttaggggaaatgtTACATTTCTACATGCTTTaatcaatgaaagagagaaagaacaaattaatgattttttaaaaatttgaataataacaaatcaaaaatcttcaaaaaaataactaagtagaaattctgaaaattagagATTAATAAAAGGTAAACAAATGAAGCCACTAGATTAATAAACAAAACTGATTTTGGAgctggttttttaaattttataaaacagATCAGCAGTTAGctaacctgatttttttttaaaaaagaggaaaaccaaattgtttatatcaaaaacaaaaaaggagaactTGCAACAAGTAaagaggaaatcaaggaaattatCACAGACGAatttgcccaattacatgccaagAAAACCGATAACTTTGGGGCAATAGGTAAATACTTACAAAAAAATAAGACACATATTTTTGAAAACAAGGAATAGTTAGCTTACATAACTCAAtatccaaaaaagaaattgaacaacatataaatggtctttcaaagaaaaaaaaaccagtacCAATGGActcacaaatgaatttttatcaaacattcaaagaaaaatttattttaatgcaACATAAACTGTTTACAATTTCTAAAAAAGACACCTTTTAatctctttctatgatacaaatgtgaTCTTGATACCTAAGTTGGAGAggaataaagcagagaaagaaaactacagaccaatatCCCCAATGgacattgatgcaaaaattttaaataaaatattagcaaataggctagaataacacattaaaaatatCATACACTATGATGCCAGGTTAGATTTATTCCAGGAATGAAAGGGTagttcaaaaaaaggaaaatatgcatataataaaccgtataaataataaaaatgatcataTTAACAAATGTTGACAAATCCTAGGTATCAATAATTATATGACAAAATCCAACACTCATCTCtattaaaaactataaaaatcatagaaataagcGAACCTTTCCTTAATACAGTAAATAGTATTTATCTAAATCCAAgagtaagcattatatgtaatgaagaaGACTTAAGAGATCTTTCCAGCAAGATCAAGGGCAAGAAAAGGATGCCCATTGTTACCACTACTGTTACACAGGGCTGGAAATGCaattgaatatgaaaaaaataagcataagtaaagagaaaacaaaattgccACTTTCTGAGATGAGATGATGGTAGACTCAGAGAACCCTACAGtcaacaaaaaattaattgaaataataacttcagcaaaatcTCAGGATATAGAACATATCCATGTAAATAGTCAACATTCTTATATAtaaccaacaaaatccagcaagaAGAGCTAGATGAAGAAATTCCATTCAGAATAATTATGGAAACTAGGAAATGTTTCTAGTAAATTCACCCAGTGATTATGTGAACTCAACTATAAAACAGTCTTTACAGAAATGAAGACAgacctaaataactggagaaacagCAATTGTTAATGGATAGGTCAAGCTAATGGGTAGGGCAGCtaagaggtgcagtggatagagagagcaCTGATGAGcttaaatacagcctcagattTTTGCTAGCtaaatgaccctgggaaagttatttaacccctctttgcctcagttctttatctgtaaaatggggacacactggaaaaggaaacggcTAATCACTtaaatgtctttgccaagaaaaccacatggaCTTTGTCATGTAGAGTCAGATACAGTTGAACAATAATAggtcaagtcaatataataaaagtgacaatactgcctaaattgatttatttagtGCTGTACCAAGCTCTCAAAACAGTATGTtacagagctaggaaaaataataatgaaatttatatGAAGCAGCAAAAAGGTAAAGAGTTTAAGGCATAACAATGAAGAAAGTAGGAGGGAACGTAGTCTATTAAGATCAGATGTCAAACCACACTTCAGAGCAATAATCATTAAAATGTTTTGGTATttgttaaaaaagagagagattgatAAATAGGACAGATTAGATACACAATATACAGAGGAAAACCAACACAGTTTGGCAAACCCAAAGACCCTGGTTCCTGAGAAAGGGCTCACTATTTAATAAAAGTGAATGGAAAACATGGATGGCAGTCTGGTGGAAATCAgttttagaccaacatctcacacacaAGACGAactctaaatggatacatgacgtAGTTATAAAAGGTCCcatgacaaagaaattaaaggagagTTGAAGAGATTCTATGGATGAAAAGTTCAGGATTAATTAATTGACAGGATCACTCAGAATAAAACAGACAATATTGAGCATATCAGCTTTCTGACAcgttctagttgtgtgactctgggcaagtcacttaaccatgtttgcctcagtttcatcatctgtaaaatgagctggagaaggaaatggcaaactgctccggtgtctttgccaagaaagccccaagtgGGATCTCAACAACAAGTCTTGTTGATgcagtgcctggcgcatagtaggtattTGATAAGTGTTTGCGGAATGGAACTAAACGAATTGGGGAATGGTCACACTGCAATCAATGTCTCTTTTAAAACACAACGAAGATGAGGAATATAATGAAAtttggaaagaaacagaaaaaggatGCAGATAAAAGAAAG harbors:
- the GNA15 gene encoding guanine nucleotide-binding protein subunit alpha-15; translated protein: MARSLSWHCCPWCLTEDEKMALRIDQEINKILMEQKKRDRGELKLLLLGTGESGKSTFIKQMRIIHGAGYSEEDRRGFTSLVYQNIFTSMQAMIEAMDTLHIPYSCSESRHHANLIMNTDAYKVTTFEKPHAHAIKCLWKDAGIRTCYDRRREFHLLDSAVYYLSNLERITEESYIPTAQDVLRSRMPTTGINEYCFSVQKTNLRIVDVGGQKSERKKWIHCFENVIALIYLASLSEYDQCLEENNQENRMKESLALFGTILELPWFKNTSVILFLNKTDILEEKIPTSHLATYFPNFPGPKQDAEAAKEFILEMYTRIYTGSGDTKGSARKNSRSRRLFSHYTCATDTHNIRKVFKDVRDSVLARYLDEINLL